A DNA window from Castanea sativa cultivar Marrone di Chiusa Pesio chromosome 7, ASM4071231v1 contains the following coding sequences:
- the LOC142643502 gene encoding uncharacterized protein LOC142643502 codes for MSHSSHPQAPVDYYPPTGGAYAPKGEIHHQPPPGAADPPLSYPPPQTAYPPVGYPPMNYGPGGYPQQPPPQAYNAPTKHKGDGFWKGCFAALCCCCALDMCFDL; via the exons ATGAGTCACTCCAGCCACCCTCAGGCCCCAG TGGATTATTATCCTCCAACTGGTGGCGCATATGCTCCAAAAGGTGAAATACATCATCAGCCTCCTCCTGGTGCTGCTGATCCTCCTCTGTCTTATCCACCACCACAGACAGCTTACCCACCAGTTGGTTACCCCCCCATGAACTATGGTCCTGGAGGTTACCCTCAACAACCACCTCCCCAAGCCTATAATGCACCAACTAAGCACAAGGGTGATGGGTTTTGGAAGGGATG TTTTGCTGCCTTGTGTTGCTGCTGCGCTCTGGATATGTGCTTTGACCTTTGA
- the LOC142643500 gene encoding ATP-dependent RNA helicase HAS1-like, translating to MAEEEAEQKHTTTTKVVDETKKKKRKRNRPNKNSAAEEVELPQNHEEEEEEEEEEANKVEEENEMKKQKKKKKKEKKMKIEEEEEKQEEEEEEERENGEESKEEEKKKKKVKSGGGGIMSSESFESLGLSEPTRNAIKDIGFQHMTQIQARAIPPLLIGKDVLGAARTGSGKTLAFLIPAVELLHHIRFAPRNGTGVIIICPTRELAIQTHAVAKDLLKYHSQTLGLVIGGSARRTEAERIVKGVNLLVATPGRLLDHLQNTKGFMYKSLKCLMIDEADRILESNFEEEMKQIIKLLPKNRQTALFSATQTRKVEDLARLSFQTTPIYIDVDAGRNKVTNEGLQQGYCVVPSAKRFILLYSFLKRNMSKKVMVFFSSCNSVKFHSELLRYIQVDCLDYHGKQKQLKRTTTFFNFCKAEKGILLCTDVAARGLDFPDVDWVVQYDPPDDPKEYVHRVGRTARGEGAKGNALLFLIPEELQFLRYLKAEKVTVKEYEFDQKKLANVQSQLEKLVGSNYYLNQSAKDAYRSYILAYNSHSMKDIFDVHHLDLQAVAASFCFSNPPKVNLNIDSGASKFRRKMRKVEGGKHGFSESNPYGRHGHGDDKRQFTMH from the exons ATGGCCGAAGAAGAAGCAGAGCAAAAGCACACGACGACGACGAAGGTCGTGgatgaaacaaagaagaagaagcggaAGAGAAATAGGCCTAACAAGAATTCAGCTGCTGAGGAGGTTGAGCTGCCTCAAAaccatgaagaagaagaagaagaagaagaagaagaagctaacaAAGTCGAGGAGGAGAATGAAATGAagaaacagaagaagaagaagaagaaggagaagaagatgaagattgaagaagaggaggaaaagcaagaggaagaggaagaggaagagagagagaatggtgaggaatcaaaggaggaggagaagaagaagaagaaggtgaagagtggtggtggtgggattATGAGCTCTGAGTCATTTGAATCTCTGGGTCTCTCTGAACCCACCCGCAATGCTATTAAGGATATAGGATTTCAACATATGACTCAg ATTCAAGCGAGAGCAATTCCGCCACTCTTGATTGGTAAAGATGTTCTTGGAGCTGCAAGGACAGGTTCTGGGAAAACTCTTGCTTTTCTAATACCGGCTGTTGAGTTGTTACATCACATCCGTTTTGCTCCTCGTAATGGAACCGGAGTCATCATTATTTGCCCAACAAGGGAGCTTGCAATACAAACCCATGCTGTGGCAAAAGACCTTCTTAAGTACCATTCCCAAACTCTTGGTTTGGTTATTGGTGGTTCAGCTAGAAGAACGGAAGCAGAGCGTATTGTCAAGGGAGTGAATTTATTAGTTGCAACTCCTGGTCGACTGCTTGACCATCTTCAAAATACCAAGGGATTCATGTATAAAAGCTTGAAG TGTCTAATGATTGATGAAGCTGACAGGATACTAGAATCAAACTTTGAGGAAGAAATGAAGCAGATTATTAAGCTGCTACCAAAG AATAGGCAAACAGCTTTATTTTCAGCTACCCAGACTAGGAAG GTTGAGGATCTGGCACGCTTATCATTTCAGACAACTCCTATCTATATTGATGTTGATGCTGGGAGAAATAAG GTCACCAATGAAGGGCTGCAGCAAGGCTATTGTGTTGTGCCCAGCGCCAAGAGATTTATTCTTTTGTATTCCTTCTTGAAAAGGAATATGTCAAAGAAAGTAATGGTCTTCTTCTCTTCATGCAACTCGGTCAAATTCCATTCCGAACTACTGAGATACATTCAGGTGGACTGCCTTGATTACCATGGAAAGCAAAAGCAGCTGAAAAGGACAACTACCTTTTTTAACTTCTGCAAGGCAGAGAAGGGGATCTTGCTATGTACTGATGTTGCTGCCCGTGGGCTTGATTTTCCAGATGTG GATTGGGTTGTGCAGTATGATCCCCCAGATGATCCCAAG GAATACGTTCATAGGGTTGGCCGAACAGCTCGTGGAGAAGGTGCAAAAGGAAATGCTCTGCTTTTTCTGATACCTGAAGAATTGCAATTTCTTCGCTATCTAAAG GCAGAAAAAGTCACCGTTAAAGAGTATGAATTTGATCAAAAGAAGTTGGCAAATGTGCAGTCTCAACTG GAGAAGTTGGTGGGCAGTAACTATTACTTGAATCAGTCAGCCAAAGATGCATACAGATCCTACATATTAGCATATAACTCTCACTCTATGAAAGACATCTTTGATGTTCACCACCTTGATCTGCAG GCTGTTGCTGCTTCTTTCTGTTTTTCAAACCCACCAAAGGTGAATCTGAACATAGATAGTGGTGCCTCAAAGTTCAGAAGGAAAATGCGAAAAGTTGAAGGAGGTAAACATGGTTTCAGTGAGAGCAACCCTTATGGAAGACATGGACATGGAGATGATAAACGACAGTTTACAATGCATTAG
- the LOC142644020 gene encoding uncharacterized protein LOC142644020, translating into MSNSNRKGVSSSTRMKTAKLMSKSKKLKGPMDSFVTLKPKKVVELRKHGKMKQTNICDKFDKEKRAQACQYIGRLFYIAGIPFNVACLYEFKWIVEAIGQYSPNMKPPSYHELRVSILKKEVAYTNELLSAHKESWMKHGGSIMSDEWTSRTNRTLMNFLVNCPSGTMFVKSIDASSFMKTGEKTFELLDSFVDQIGKANVVQVVLDNGFNYVLVGKLLEVKWPNFYILKVMGPLVRVLHLVDNERKPAMGYIYEAMDRAKEAIIKAFNENEERLVPRTKIQDKIMLELSMYKKAEGLLGIPLVERSRKTRLGIAEWWSLYGSLAPFLQQLTIKILSLTCSECGCEHNWSVFEQYNQKTKARYDKHDVIDPISLNDIDESNEWLLGEMCAESSMNVEDELVFDDDDDGLTWGVVARVVGVGEPRKNTRFQTKSRASSKASTSQPNIEKEYVDYNETEEENVDGYKFGTNGFESNGNLSEEFDDDL; encoded by the exons ATGTCTAACTCTAATAGGAAAGGGGTTAGCAGTAGCACCCGAATGAAAACTGCGAAATTAATGTCAAAgtctaaaaaattgaaaggtCCCATGGATTCTTTTGTGACATTAAAGCCAAAAAAAGTGGTTGAGCTTAGAAAACATGGGAAGATGAAGCAAACTAACATCTGTGATAAATTTGACAAAGAGAAAAGGGCACAAGCTTGTCAGTATATTGGCCGGCTATTTTATATAGCTGGTATACCATTCAATGTTGCTTGCTTATATGAATTTAAATGGATAGTTGAAGCTATTGGGCAGTATAGTCCAAATATGAAGCCTCCTAGTTACCATGAATTAAGAGTTTCAATTCTCAAAAAGGAGGTGGCTTACACAAATGAGTTATTGAGTGCTCACAAGGAATCTTGGATGAAACATGGCGGTTCTATTATGTCTGATGAGTGGACTAGTAGAACCAATAGGACCTTGATGAACTTTTTGGTGAATTGCCCATCTGGAACCATGTTTGTGAAGTCAATTGATGCATCATCTTTTATGAAAACTGGGGAAAAGACTTTCGAATTACTTGATTCATTTGTAGATCAGATTGGGAAGGCTAATGTAGTCCAAGTAGTATTAGATAATGGATTTAATTATGTGTTGGTTGGGAAGTTGTTGGAAGTAAAATGGCCAAATT TTTACATTCTTAAAGTTATGGGCCCTCTTGTTCGGGTTCTTCACCTTGTTGATAATGAAAGAAAACCAGCTATGGGTTACATATATGAGGCAATGGATAGGGCCAAAGAAGCTATTATAAAAGCTTTTAATGAGAATGAAGAAAg ACTAGTTCCAAGAACTAAAATTCAAGACAAGATCATGCTTGAGCTATCCATGTATAAGAAAGCTGAAGGACTCTTAGGCATTCCATTGGTGGAAAGATCAAGAAAGACAAGGCTCGGG atagcTGAATGGTGGAGTCTATATGGGAGCTTAGCTCCGTTTTTGCAACAGTTAACTATAAAAATCTTGAGCTTGACTTGTAGTGAATGTGGTTGTGAGCATAATTGGAGTGTGTTTGAGCAG TATAATCAAAAGACGAAGGCACGATATGATAAGCATGATGTTATTGATCCCATCTCCTTAAATGATATAGATGAAAGTAATGAATGGTTGTTGGGGGAAATGTGTGCTGAATCATCTATGAATGTTGAAGATGAGTTGGTTtttgatgatgacgatgatggtTTGACATGGGGTGTAGTGGCAAGAGTTGTTGGTGTTGGAGAACCAAGGAAGAATACTAGATTTCAAACAAAATCAAGGGCAAGCTCAAAGGCCTCAACATCACAACCAAATATTGAAAAGGAATATGTTGATTATAATGAGACCGAGGAAGAGAACGTTGATGGTTATAAATTTGGTACAAATGGCTTTGAAAGTAATGGAAACTTGAGTGAAGAGTTTGATGATGACCTTTAG